In Oryza sativa Japonica Group chromosome 1, ASM3414082v1, the genomic stretch CATTTTGACCACGTCAACCGTGACAAAAAAAGACCATGTCGAACTGACTGGTGTGCCAGTGTTTTATTTGGCCGACCACGCCAGTCTGCCAAAAGTGAGTATTGTTTCGTCACACCAGTCTAGCGGGGGGTATGACAATTTTATTTTGCCACACAAGGCGATGTGACGTGATCAAAATGTTTAGAGTTTAAAATTTAGTTAGGAAAAGTTTATTCGTAAAATTACAATTTTAAAAGGTTTGAAAAATAATGAAAGTTCATAATATATTAACTAGAAAGGTTTGGTTGCTCATTAGGTGCTACTATCGAGAGCCAACTGCCTAACACCCTCCACTTGCAACCAATCGCAGGGAAATGCACCATGCATATACATCACCTGAGCGGCAACAATACGCGTCCCACGCTCACAATAAAACCTTCACCAACCGATGCCGATGGATATCAAATGTCATCAACGGGTATCAGCCTTATATATACTGATATATATCAACTAGTACTAATATATATTAGTTCATACTGATAGAATACCATATCCAGTATCCAACAAGTATTATACTGTTTGAAACAGGACACTGTACGATAGAAAACGGCCTAAACTAATTTGCAAAAAAAGGTAATATGAGCTGATTTACTATTTGATTAACTCCATAGTCTGCGAGCAACGACCGGCAGCACAACAATCTACATCATTGTTGACTACATCCGGAGGTACGTTGAGACCAGTACAGTCAAACCATATTAACACGCGATTCACTCTTCGGAGCACATGAAATTCGTGCgattcaattaaaaaaattgcaCCAAACAATTAAAAATACACATAACCTTAAACTCGTGCGATgttatcttttcgcttatgtttaTAAAGATAATCCATTCTATGCCATTGACAAAGCATGGATTCAACAATATACCATTGACAAAGCTcagttctataatataccatcgaATAACTACTTTTCTTCCTTACATACCATCGCCGGCGGTCAACAGTTAGTCAAATTCCGTTAAGAGCAAGAAAATATCTGTTTTACCCCTAGGGTACGATGCATCCTCATCGATTTCACTGATCATGATCCACTATTTATTCTCATTGATGAAAAATAGAAATTGCTTGTCTTTTTATCATCCAAGATTTTTTACCGCGATATGGCATTATGCAAAATCTCAATTTTATGCTAggggtaaaatggtcatttttcaTCTTTTAACGGCGGTTGACTAACGGTTGACTAACGTCGATTGCATATAAGGAAGAAAATGAGTCATTCGATGGTATATTGTAGAACTGAGTTTTGTCAGTGGCATACTGTAGACCCGCGCTTTGTCGATGGCATAAAATGGATTGActcttatacttatcagccgaaatttaaaatttcattgatttaaggtttttccatcgtagtttattttttagcatttgcttttagatcgttaaaacacgtatttaaaagttttatttacaaattattactccctccgtcccctaatataagggattttgacattttgcttgcactgtttgacaattcgtcttattcaaaaaatttgtgcaaatataaaaaacgaaaagttgtgctaaaagtactttggataataaaataagtcaaaaaaataataattctaatttttttaataagacgaatggttaaacagtgtaagcaaaatattaaaatctcttatattgacATAGTAAGTATTCCTTTACAAATATATTGTTTAGCTTATTtctcaaataaacaaaatgatggAGTAGTAGTCATCACATCTCCCGTgaatagggtgtgtttagtttggttgaaattgaaacgatgtaatggaaaagttgaaagtttgtgtgtgtaggaaagttttaatgtgatagaaaagttagaagtttgaagaaaaagtttataaCTAAACAAGGGCTAAACAAATTTCGTGTTCCAAAATACAAATGTTGTACAGTATTACGAGGAGACGAGAAGGAAGAGCCAGCCAACCATACTACCTTTCGGCTGGCTGACCGGGGTGGCGTCGCTGTCCCGGGCCGGCCCGCGTAGCCGACTTTCGGTTGAGCCGCCCGCCGGCCCCGCCCCGGCGAGGCGTcgcacccccgccgccgccgccgcccccactcCACTTGCTTCCTCTCTTTGTCTCCCTTCCCTTCGTTTTTGGCTCGTTCCGGCGGGTGGGAATAATATAGCTCAGGCGTGGCGAGTTTGGTCGGCGCATGCCAACCTTTTccgtctcctctctctctctttttgccCTCTGCTCCTGCCTGCCTGGCTGCCGCGATCGCAGATCGGGATCTCGGCTCAGCGCGCTGCGGCGACCCCGCTGCAGCTTGCAGGTATGTATGTTCTTGCTGGATGATCCTCGGAacattcttcttcttcccttgcTTTCTTTAGCTTTCGTTTCTAGGTTTGCTTCTGTAGTTGGTGAGCTCGGGTTCTAGGTTGCTTCTGTAGTTTGGAGAGCTCGGGAGCACACCCGGTGGATGGTGTGATTTTGCTGAGTTTTCTGTTCTTACATGGGAGAGGCTAGTCAATTATAGGGGAATCCGCTGTGCAGGCTATAGTAGTGCTAGGTTGCTTAGCTTTATGCTTATTGTTCTCTTTGTTTGATCGGATTTTGTTCTGTTGCTGGGTGGTTTCTGGAAGAGTTTAGTCTGTTTTGGTGTTAAAATTTTTTCAAGCTTTCAAAGAGgttcttttctttctccccTTACAAAAGAGACAGTTTGAGCTGTTCTTTCATCATCGGAGTTTGTGGGATTCAAAAGAAAGCTCTTCTGTGCAGCATCACTGTTCTTAATGCTTCTTGAAATTGTCCTGTAACAATTACTACTTGGACTGATGCTTCCAACATTCTCTTGGTCCTGGGTCTATTGATCACCATTATGGCTGCTGCTAGAGCTGGACGCTTTTGATTTTCTGTTTTCTAGTGGTTTTCCAACCTGGTGTTCGGTTTTCCTGTCTTTTCTCCAGCTAAGCTCGCCTTTAGTTCACCAAAATCAAGCATATCCGCTACAATGACACCGCCATCATTACTTTACCGTTCTATCAGTGCTCAATAATGAGATAAAAGGCCGTCCTAATCCCACCAAACTTTGATGTTTACAGCTTTTGATGAGTAGTTGCTATGTTATTCAGAACAGCATATCATTACTCATTAGTAGGATCAATTATACACTTCACTCATTAAGTTTGTTTTTGATTCCTTCAGAAATTCTGGTTCAACACCAGCCACCTTTCACCAATCTAAAGAACTTGAGTACAGCAATTGTGAAGAATTGAGCATACTGTTCAAAGATGGGTACAAGGATGCCAACCTTACGGAGATTGTCAGCCACACTGTCATCGGTGTTGCTCGAGTGGATCttgatgctgctgctgttcaTCGATGCGGTTTATTGCTTCTTGGTCACCAGATTTGCCCGCCTCTGCAGATTACCGGCACCGTGCCCTTTCTGCTCAAGGCTAGACCATGTCCTGGGTAATGAGAAACCATGCTTCTACAGGGAATTGATCTGCAAAACTCACAAGTCAGAGATCTCATCTTTGGCCTTCTGCCGTCTACATCAGAAACTTGCAGGTGCCCAAAGTATGTGTGAGAGATGCAGTGACTCACTTGTAGAAAACAATGATGACCGCACCGATGAGCCAACAATGGCTGCCACTCTACCTGATAGTAATCAAGGATTATATTCCCATGATACAAGAATTTGCTCATGTTGTGCACAGCATTATACACAACAGAGACCGACAATGTTTTCTCGAATGATCACAGAACTAGAACCTGCTGAGGCTGTTTGCTCACCAAAGATTTGCACAGATTATTCCATACTTCATCAAGTGGATAAATCTTTGGATAAAGATATTTGTCACCAGAGTGATCACTCCATCCATGAACGATACAGTGTGCTGCAGATGACATCTGGCTCCGAGGATGAGGCTCCCTGTGCTGATGATGGCAAAATTTCACACCATCATAAAACCAATTGTATGGAGGAAGATTTGAATGAAGATGCCACTGCCGAGAAATTTGCTGCTTCTTCCACTGAGTTGGTCAGGCCATTAGAAATGAATGTTCCGATGGAAACCGATGTTGGTGACTCATATGATATATCCTTGCCATATGTTCTTGTAGATGATCATCCTGATAGTATAATTGGTGAGGGCCAAATGGAAGCAGAAGATGCTTCATTAGAAAAACAGACATGCCAGCATGATCCCCTAGCTGTCAAAGAAGAGTCAGGTTTGACAGGTAACTGTTAGTTCCCCAAACTGGGATGACTCCTACTGAACTTCTTTTTCAGTTTGAAAGATTAATAGCATAGATAATcatgcagatgtcaatgtttccCAAGTTCCAGTTGCATCAAGTGTCGAGTCACCTCAGAATCTTGGGTACAACGAGGCATGTCATGGAGCGAGTGAAAGCACCATTGATCCATGTTCATCACAGTCCACAACACTAGAACAAAACATTGCTGTTTCAGAGCACAACAGCACAATAGGTATATCTTAATCATAGTTTAACAATAAACTGAATGGTATTTTCTTCCTGTTCGTCTAACCCCCCATCACAATAAAAAAATGTCAGATGATCTGGAAGGTCACAGGTCAGAAATTACTGTTACATCAAGTAGAGAGTTTCACCAGAAAAGTGCATTGGTTGATGATGATCCAGGTAAGGCTGTACCTCAGGACTGACTATTTCTCAAGAATCAAGATATATGTCTGAAAGGTTTCTTTATTCCGACCTGTTTTCCCTTTCAGTTAATTTTAGAGATGACCATGTTTCACAAGTTAATTCTAGTTCTGAAGCTGTTGATGAAGCTGAAGATTATGCTAAGGAGGCTGAACAGACTTGTGATATGGTAACACATGAAGCGGCACTCAAAGATCCTTCCAATACAAATTCCAAAGATCCTACAGCAAAAGGTTAGTTGATTTCTACCTTCCCTCAAGCAACAGTATTTCAAAAACTGGTCCTTACATTTAACCCTTTTGGTTAGGTTTTGTGGAAGAAGCTCCTATATCACCACAGGCTATTAGACCAAACAGTGAGGTATTTCAGGGTCTCAATGTCATCGAGGAACATCCGCAAACAAGCGCGACTATTGGTGAAAGGAGACCATCTCTAAGCACTCAGATTAGCATGAATGAAGCCTACAAGCTTGCCATTGGTGCCAAGAGTAGCTTGCCATCCCCCACCTTGACTGATGTGATTCTTGGAAAGGATTCCTCTTCTAGTGTAAATGAAGAATTGAGGTTACTGCTGTCACAGCTCTCGGCTTCCAGAGGACTCGAGGCTCCATGGGTCGACCCAGGCCCTAGCCCACGTGCGTATGGGCGTGGTGATGATTTGATAGTGCAGAACATCACGAACAGAATTTCAATTGAGAGAAATGCATCTGGTTTGGAGTCACTGGAGGGTAGCACTGTAAGTGAGATGGAAGGTGAAAGTGCCACTGAACGGTTGAGACGACAGATTGATCTTGACCGAAAATCTATACACCTCCTCTGCAAGGAACTGGAAGAAGAAAGGAACGCTTCAGCGATTGCTGCAAGTCAAGCTTTGGCTATGATTACCAGATTGCAGGATGACAAGGCTGCCATGCAGATGGAAGCTTTACATTACCAGCGGATGATGGAAGAACAAGCAGAGTATGATAGTGATGCGCTTGCTAAAGCTAACGAGCTACTTGCTCAGAGGGAACAACAAATAGAGGAATTGGAAGCTGAGCTCGAAAACTACAGGATGCAGTTTGCAGGTGGACCAACAGAGAAACAATCCAATCAGGTCTCCTTTAATGAAGAAAACATTGCCGAAACTTTGCTTGATGAAACTGGTCTTGAAGCTCCTGCAATTACCACACCAAGTGGTATAAATTCATTAGTGAGCTTTGAAGAGGAGAGGGCATATATAGTTGATTGCTTGACGAAGCTGGAGCAGAAGCTTCAATCCTACTCCAACAACAGTACTAACATTCACTTGTCAAATTCAGATGTCATAGAGGATTACCTTTCCAACAAAATGCACGTTGTAGATGATGGCTCACTGCAATGCCAAGAAAGCTCAAGAGAGGCCCAGGAGCCCGTTTTCTTAGCTAAAGAAGCTCATTCTTCAACAGTGAGTCGGAAGACTGATCTTAGCACGCTTCAAGAAGAAATCTCAAACTTGAACAAAAGATTGAAGACGCTAGAAGGAGACCGCAACTTTATTGAACATAGCATAAACTCACTCAGGAATGGCAAAGAAGGTGTGATGTTTATTCAGGAAATCGCTAGCAACCTAAGAGAACTGCGAGCAATTGCTGGTAGTAAATAACACGCACAActtctttttagttttttacaCAACTTATTTGTATAGCAGATACCCATCCATCTTGTAAATTGTATACTTGGCAATCTGTTCTAGTTTGAGGGAAATTGCATAGAAAAAGCTTGTATTAAACACAAGGCAGACATAATTGTAAGCTGTGcatgtttttcatttttttgagcTTTGGGTTtgctcataatttttttaattgtattacTCCAAGACAGATTTGTTCATCTTAATAGCAGCAAAGGAGTCATGTGGGTATATAATCTGAAGTTGAAATAGACTTCGATGGTACCTTCAGTTTTGAATTGCTTCTCCAGGTTGCTGCATACTTGCATTATTTGGACCCTGGAACATCTCAGCTCCGTTACCTTGGCATCCAACTATCCGACCTGCCACTGCAAAATCACAACACTTCTTTCGTTTCCGAGCCCATTACAGCATTTTTTAGGCTTGTAAGAGAAAACCACAAACACGTATATGCAAAATCTGGAACTTTCCAACCCGATGAAGTAGTCATAGAACTCTTCTGGACTGACTTGTTAAAATTCCGTTTTATACTCCAaccaaaaaagaaataaagaagaaCCATAAAACTATGAAAGCAGCCGACAGAAAATTTAACGGACACTGGAATGCTTTACACAATGTATTATTTCTTTGCCcctttaaaattaaaagttacaACCTGGTGGCCATGGCGACGCTTACATCTGCCACCATGGTCTGTGACAACTTATAGCAGGATTTATTATCAATTGTGTACAGGCATCACCATTGCCCGTTGGCATGGCGATACAGATGTTCTCCATTCACCCTCCCACTCCCTAAATTGGTGTAGTTCCCCATTTGCTGTGAAAATCCATTTGGGTTAACTCCAAGGTTCACTGCTGGATTTGAGAAGTTATGTAGCCAAGGTTTTGAAGTAATCGAGTCCATCCTTCCATTGGAATAAGCATCCAATGTGGAATTTTGCCCTTCTCTTAACCTATAAAGAGCATTCAGCCTGTCATAAGCCATCGGGTAGCCCTCGTCATAGTAATGATCGGCCAAGTTTAACCGGCCAGAACTACTTATGGAAGTCACTTCAGAGTCTACTAAGTTTCCTCTGGAAGAATACGGCAAGCCCAATGTATGATATCCGTGGAGGGTAGGCTCTGCCATACTCCCACTGCTTTGTTCCTCCTCAAGCAAGTCATTGATGATATCAAGGTGTGGAAATTCTTCTCCAACTGGCCCTGGCAATTGGTATGAGACAAGGTTTGTTGGAATCTCCCTCTGGAACTGCCTATATTGAAGCCCCCCAAATTCGCCTTGTTCCCCTGTTCCACTGCATCCTGCTTGCTGATAAGAATTGTCCCTCCAAGATTGAGTATGTGCATCACCCTTGGTCATTTGATGGTAAGGAGAATCATCTTTCCACATGTATTTGTTAGCATTACTATCACCTTTCCATGGGTTCCAGTTATCAATTGCTTCGGACTTTCCTTGCCCAAACATGAAGCCCTGTTTACCTGGTAATTGGCCATTCCTTCCGACCGGAGGTACCATGGCAGATGCTGCTGATGCATACGATGATAGTGGCTGTGAAAGTGCGACGTTTTGGCCAAAAGAAGTTGAATGATCAAGACTTGCTGATGCTGTATCAAGATTACTCTTACCAATGATGGCATTTCGGTAGGTCTGTGCTGTATAACTTGGAACAGAAGGGGATGGTTCATTCCTCGATCGTCCAGCCAGGGTCATTGAGCGGGAAAGCATTGGGGGAACTTGAACTGCTGGCGTAGGTGGTAAAGTTGatcttggtacctggaacagaGGAGCACTTGAAGGCCTCGATATTGCAGGAGTTTGGGAAACAGACAGGACTGCAGCCTTTTTGGGAAGAATAGCTTCTCGGGCTTCTGAATTAGACATGGAAGACATTTGCTTTGATACAGGGTCAAGTGACGTAACCTTGTCAACCAGAGGTGCAGGTTGTTTTGGTGTCGGGATGGTTTTAGCAACCTTTCCAACTTGTGGAGCAAGTGATTTTGGGGGCACCAGAATAGCTTTAGCGACTTTCTCACCCTGTGTAGCAGGTGATTTTGAGGGAGTCGGAACAGCTATAGAGACCTTATCAACCTGTGGAGCAGGTGATTTGGTGGGAGCAGCAATAGCTTTAGAGACCCTATCAACCTGTGGTGCCGGTGATCTAGACGGTGCTTGAATAGCGTGACCAACAAGCAGCATGCCTGAAGGAAGGGTAACAGTTTTAACAACTTGCGGTGGATTTGAGGTGATTGGAGTATCAATTTGTGGAGTTGAACATGATACATGATCTTCACACAAAACTGGCTCATCTTTACTCAGGGTGGAAGCAACAGTAGGCACAGGCTCAGTGCTTAGGATGGTGGTTGGTGTTACTGGAGTGACTTCTTTACTGGCACCAAACTTTGAAGGTGATGCATTAATATCAGCATCAGAGATAGTTACTGAAGATTGATCTGGGCTCTTCAGAACCTCTGGAGTCTCTTCTAAAGAATTGGATGAGAGTGATGAGGATGAACCAGTTGCTGACTCAGCTGCTGCCTTCTTTTCCAAATGAGCCTGGAGTAGTTTCCTGCCCTCAATTTCCTTCTGTTAACAAACATAAATAGAAATAGATACATCAATCTTCAGCAGTACAAAAACAATTGCACAAGATAACTGACAATTGAAGTGTTACTATGAAATGACTATAAAATACTAAATAAAATTCCAATTCAGGAAGTGAATTCACCAAAGCATATTTTGTCAGGAACATATCCATGCAATGCATCAGTATGATGTAAATAACACAATGAATTTGTTTATGGATCTGTTGTATCTTGTGATCTCCTGTGTTCTGTACTTGCATTTTCTAGCTTGTTGTGTATTTGTGTGTGCATTTGTGATGCTGAAGTAATATTAGTCCTAACACCAAAAAGAATGCAAAGTTATGTTTTCATTTGGAATGCTATCTAGCAGTATTCCATTACTGTGCTTATCATCCTTACAGTAAAAACAGGGAGAAGGTGCAGTTAATCGGCAAATGGTACAGAAGAGTTTTACAAGTCTAGCCATATTGTTAGCATAATAAAATGGCTCTGGTGTTTGATCCTATGATTTAGTCTAGTAAAAGTTCAAACTCCTTGCAAACCATATTGTTAATTGTTGCTAAATCTATCATCAGAATAGCTAACCTATTTCATTGCCAACATAAACAAGCAAATTCAAAGCACTACTAGACAACAAAACTGAGTCCATGAAACCAATGGTGACGGTGATATGCTTTAAGATGACAATTTCATAACATAAATGAACAAGGCAATAGTGGAAATATAGCTCAATATTTTATAAAGAATAACTTAACCTCATGTAAACGTTGCCCAAGTTTCCGAAGCCTATCTTTCAAGGTAAGTAGAACAGTCTCTTGATCAAGCTTTGGAGCTGGGCCACAGCCAGATGTATTCCTGTCTGAGCTAGTCGTGCTTGATGGAAGATCATCCACATCCTCGGTAATGTTCATATTGCTTGTGCTCCTGCTGCGAGCTTTCCCTCTGTGCATAAATTCAATTAAGACAAATTCTAGTTGCCAAGAGAAGTAATGCAAAATTAAGACAGAATGCTAACCAACCTGTTGCGTGATATCTGATCTTTACTTTCTAACAAGTTATTTATTTTGCCTTGCGCATTGTTCATAGTAGCAGACTCAGATGAACATGACAATGACTTATTCTCCATAGTAGAATGTTTCTTCTGAATCTGAACATTTTTCATCTCAACATCAACATCATTCATCCTATTAACAGGCTTTGAAATATTATTGACTGTGTCAGTTTGGAACTTTGACATACCTCAATTGACCCATCTAAATTGTCTGAAACATCTGAGGCACCTTCTTCAGAGGTATCTACTTTCATGGATATTTGTCCTGCCTGTTTAGAGTCTTCCCTGTCATGAATTGTGTTTTCATCTTGACTTCTTTCTGGAAAATTTGAATCACATTTTTCTTCTCTATCTTTGTCTTTAACCTTAcgattgttcttcttctgctttgCCTGAAAATGATAATCGATCATTATGAGTAAAACAAAATCCAATCTAACATAAAATAAATGAAGATGACATGACCATGTTAAAAATTAACCTGTTTTTTCTTTGCACGTTTATCCTTTTCAGTGGTACTGCCACGCTTCCCCTTCATCTCATTTTCAAGTAGCCAGGCTTCTTCCTCTTCGCGAATAAGCTCCTCTTGCCTCTTCAAAGCAACAGCTTCTTGATAGGCAACCTCAATCCCACTAATGTGAAAACAAAATGTAAGAGGCAATGCAAAAGGATGAAAAGGTTATCTTGTGCTAATCTAAGAGATAATGGACTATGCCAGTATATTTCTAAGAGAACTTGAGGATGAGCTCCAGTTTTGTGTTACAGAACTGTTTGTTTGGTTTTATGGAACTTTAAGGGAGATACTGCAATGCAAAACACCAGGAGGCTTCATGGAAAAGCTTCGTGCTAACTCAGTAATAATAGAACTCAAAAGGTACACTCTTCAATGTAAAACAGAAATGAGATATATGGTGGACACGTACTACGGGGTATGGGCAAGTCTAACATAGGTACCCATGTCAGGCAAGGCAAGAAAAGTTCAGTTGGGTGGGAGCTGTGCAACAGGGTTCAAGTTAGAGGCATGAATTAGTAATCCTCATGACCTAGACATTTGCATTGGCAAAGAGCGAGGATACGAATAAAGATAGGTTAAGTATTGCCACATTAATAAAGGTTAAGGGCATGCATATGAGGATGCCATATgtccttaatgaatttaagaaaGAAAAGAACTGAGCCTCTATCTCTTCCGGTTTCTGTTCCAATCACTTTATTTACTCTCCACCTAGACCCATTAACATTCTTCTGCCACCACCAGACCTGTGTGATGCTGGCAGCCTCAGCATACTAACTCGGAAACTGACCACACAAAATCATTAAACCACTTCACAATTACACATTGAtacaagccaaaaaaaaaagttgaatgtGACCACATGAGTCATCTGGTTGATCAAGCACTAAACAAAATATGGTACTAAGAAAATCACATAAAAGGACAACATAGGACAAATGGTTTTACAAATTTATGATATGTACCCAGAAAACCAATCATGTGGAGGTAACAAGATGATTGAACTGAAATATATTACCTGAATATATGGGATAGTGCAAATGTTTCAATTATCTTCTGACCAAGTTCAGTTAGGCGCCTTTCTTCACGTTCAATCGAAACTTTGTTAACTTCTCCAGAACTGCCATCCTAGAAAGATGAGAATGACAAAAACTGAGCAGTGAGATAAATAGCTATACTGCATTCAAGTAATACAAATGCTTACAATCTTCACATATCAAGACCACAAAATGGGAAAGTAAATGAAATTCACTCTCATTCTACTACTACTCAAGTCTCATCACAAAGAAGCCTTGTTTTGATTCTCAGTCTCCAAGGTACAACTTTGACCACCAGAGAAATTTACTTCTAGAAATTCTATTCATCCAACTTGAATATTTAAGATAGAAATATTCTCCTAACTAAAGTACAGAAAGATGCCAAACTGGAATTTTGAAGGTAAAACCACTGTTTGAAGCTTTACATGACCAATCAAATTGAAATGTCATAAGAAGAGCTAGTAATGAAAATGAATCGCTACAGTTTGGTGATTGTTTTAACCACATTTATTCATTGAAATCAGAAGGTTCAAGAAAACAAACTCCGAAAAAAAGAATCATTCTTGCTTAACAACAAACTATGGAGAAAGCATGAAAGAGGATGcaaaattaaaatattaaataggtCCAACTGGACCAGCTGGAGGAGAAGATCCTGGCAGCCGTGCAATCACTGAGATCCGGTGTGGGATGACTTCCTGATGCCCCGGCTCTTTTTGCTTTGTTTTTAATGTTCGGGCCTGCGTGCCATCTCTGTTTCAGCTTCTAAAGCTGTTGTAAGGCAAACTACTTCCCCTGCGTTGCGCTGCTTTTGAACTGGGTAACCCCCAGCGTTGTAAAACCCTTTGGCTTTCAATATAAGCTGGGCCATTGGCCTTCTGTCTAAAAATAGGTCAAATAATGGTGGAAACTGGGAAGACAAGGAAATAAGTTTGACATAGGATGCAAACTAAAGAGATTTGAACTAAACTAAATTAATTCCATATCAGTGAAACAAGAAATACTAACATTCATTTTGGGGGCCAGAAACTCAATATTATTAACTGTATAGTCCAGAAACTGAATGAATAAATCATATGAAAAATACCTACCTTAGTGCGGCTCTGGGAACATTTGTCATCCTTTGGAGACACAGGCTGACAAGGCAAGGGTTCTAAAGCTGCCCTCTCAAGCAAAGCTATGACATCACCAGCCAAAACAAACATGTCCACATCAACATGGACCATAGGCACTGGCAGCTCTACAAAATCCACTGAGTCTATTATGCCTttcttgctcttgctcttgctctGGCACTCGAGCGCCTTCAACCCCGTATACAGAGAGTCCATAACTAACGTTGAAGTTACTTCTTTCTCCACAAAGAAATGTTTCACTATTATTTTCAGTATGACATCACTCTTCTCTGTCGACATGCGATGCCTTGTGCTTTGGTCAATTGCAAGCCAGAAGGCACGGAAACTGCAGTACAAACAAAGATATGCATGTGTTagtattaacttttttaaaaacacACACACGCGAGCGCGCACAGATAC encodes the following:
- the LOC4327160 gene encoding myosin-binding protein 1, whose product is MGTRMPTLRRLSATLSSVLLEWILMLLLFIDAVYCFLVTRFARLCRLPAPCPFCSRLDHVLGNEKPCFYRELICKTHKSEISSLAFCRLHQKLAGAQSMCERCSDSLVENNDDRTDEPTMAATLPDSNQGLYSHDTRICSCCAQHYTQQRPTMFSRMITELEPAEAVCSPKICTDYSILHQVDKSLDKDICHQSDHSIHERYSVLQMTSGSEDEAPCADDGKISHHHKTNCMEEDLNEDATAEKFAASSTELVRPLEMNVPMETDVGDSYDISLPYVLVDDHPDSIIGEGQMEAEDASLEKQTCQHDPLAVKEESGLTDVNVSQVPVASSVESPQNLGYNEACHGASESTIDPCSSQSTTLEQNIAVSEHNSTIDDLEGHRSEITVTSSREFHQKSALVDDDPVNFRDDHVSQVNSSSEAVDEAEDYAKEAEQTCDMVTHEAALKDPSNTNSKDPTAKGFVEEAPISPQAIRPNSEVFQGLNVIEEHPQTSATIGERRPSLSTQISMNEAYKLAIGAKSSLPSPTLTDVILGKDSSSSVNEELRLLLSQLSASRGLEAPWVDPGPSPRAYGRGDDLIVQNITNRISIERNASGLESLEGSTVSEMEGESATERLRRQIDLDRKSIHLLCKELEEERNASAIAASQALAMITRLQDDKAAMQMEALHYQRMMEEQAEYDSDALAKANELLAQREQQIEELEAELENYRMQFAGGPTEKQSNQVSFNEENIAETLLDETGLEAPAITTPSGINSLVSFEEERAYIVDCLTKLEQKLQSYSNNSTNIHLSNSDVIEDYLSNKMHVVDDGSLQCQESSREAQEPVFLAKEAHSSTVSRKTDLSTLQEEISNLNKRLKTLEGDRNFIEHSINSLRNGKEGVMFIQEIASNLRELRAIAGSK